A region of the Gemmatimonadota bacterium genome:
GCCGGCAACTCCGTCAGCCCTGTCTGCGCGATCTGCTGCGGCGTCACCTCGCCCGCGCGCTGCAACTGCGCGGCCTCACCCTGCCGCTCCCGCGCTGCGCCCAGGCTGGGATCGAGCTGCACCGCCTGCTGGAACAGGCGCACGGCTTCGGCATAGTCGCCCCGGTCCATGGCCTGCAGGCCATTGCCATACGTCAGAAAGGCGAGCAGGTTCGCCGCACGGTTCTCACTGATCGCTTCCCGCTCCGCCGCCGTCAGTTCGATCCCCAGCACGTTCAGCACGCCGAACACCAGCTCCTTCTCGAGATCGAACAGCGCCTCGAGCGGCGACTCGTTCCCCAGCTCACCGGCAGCCCGCTGCTCGGCGGCCGCCAGCACCGATACATCCATGCGCACGGCATTCTCGCCCGTCGTCGCCAGCACGCCCTGGACCACGTGTTCCGCGCCCAACAGCCGCCCGGCGCGCGCGCCTGTTGCCGGCTCGGCGTAGCCGGCTTCGGTCAATGCCATTTCATCGAGCAGCGACTGCACCCGCACCCGCTCGAGCAGCCGGAGCGCGCCCGAAAGCTGCAGGTCCGTGATGATCATGTCGGCGAGGGCAACCTGGAGGGGTTCGAGCTCCGGCTTCTCGGAGACCAGGCGCAGCGGGAAGACGGCGATGGTCCGGGGCGTCGCCGGCTGGGCCGTCAACTCGGCCTCCCGCTCCAGCGCCAGCCGCGCCTGCTGCCGCATCTCATTGCGCAGAACCAGCACCAGCCGGGCCCGGATCTCCTCCTTCAGCGCGTCGCTGCGGCCGAGCTCCAGATATCTGGTGTAGGACTCCCGGGCCAGCGTCCAGTTGTCCTGCGCCTCGTGCGCCAGTCCCAGATAGAGGAAGGCGACGCCGCTGGCACCCGTCTGGCCCACGACCCGCTCCAGGATCGCCTGCGCGTCCTTGGGCCGGTCCCCACGGTAGTACGCGACGCCAAGCTGAGTCATGGCGGGCAGGTCCGCCGGCGCCGCCGCGACCGCATCCTCCAGCCGCGCGATGTCGTCCGGGCCCACAGTCGGGACCGTGCGGGCACACGCCGCGGCCGAGGCCAGCATCAGGCAGGCGCTCAGCAGTTGGCGCAGAGCCGGTGTCGAGATCGTACTCTTCATGGCGACTCCTATCGCATAGCGCCTTCGAGGCGGGCGAGACCACGACATAAGAATCGAGCCGTATCCTGTGGGGCGTCGGCGCGGGAG
Encoded here:
- a CDS encoding tetratricopeptide repeat protein encodes the protein MKSTISTPALRQLLSACLMLASAAACARTVPTVGPDDIARLEDAVAAAPADLPAMTQLGVAYYRGDRPKDAQAILERVVGQTGASGVAFLYLGLAHEAQDNWTLARESYTRYLELGRSDALKEEIRARLVLVLRNEMRQQARLALEREAELTAQPATPRTIAVFPLRLVSEKPELEPLQVALADMIITDLQLSGALRLLERVRVQSLLDEMALTEAGYAEPATGARAGRLLGAEHVVQGVLATTGENAVRMDVSVLAAAEQRAAGELGNESPLEALFDLEKELVFGVLNVLGIELTAAEREAISENRAANLLAFLTYGNGLQAMDRGDYAEAVRLFQQAVQLDPSLGAARERQGEAAQLQRAGEVTPQQIAQTGLTELPA